TCGCACTCTTGATAATGGTCCGTCAGGCACAGGCGCTCCTGGTATGAGATGGTGATGGCGCGGGGTCGTGGGCCGGCGTAACAGCGGTGCCCTTCGTCCGCGCCCAAGTAGCGAATGTCCGGGTCTTGCAACAGTCCCAGAAAGGGGCAGGCATGCAAAGCCGCCAGGGCCTGGGCGCGCTGGATGGGGTCCGACGGGAGCGGTTGGGGGGGCGCCGGCGGCTCGATCGTGTCCAGATGCGGCGCACCGGTTTCCTGGCGAGCGGCTTCGATGAGCGGCTCCATCCCTTCGAATGGGTTTTTCCCAAGCCCACGGTGCTCGGGATGCGGTTTGCCGGCGTCAGTGCTCATTTCGGATAACCCTCTCCGCGAGTTCGGCGAAATCCTGGCTTCCGGGTCCCTTGGGATCGTACTCGAAGATGGTCTGCTGGTGGCCGGGTGCCTCTGAAAGTCGGACGGTAGCGCGGATGGGATTGCTGACGATGCCGGGGAAGTATTCCTCCAGCATGCGCAGGGTTTGATGCGATTTGGCATGGCGCACATCGTAAAATGACGGGATGACCAGGGAGATGCGCGCGGTGTGGGAGGAGAACAGCCGGCGTGCCCGCAGGATTTCGATGATGACCTCTCGCGCGCCGACCAGCGCCAGGAATTCCATGGAGATAGGGATGAACACTTCTTTGGAAAAGTACAGCGCGGCCTCTGCCAGGAAGTTGATGGAGGGCGCGCAGTCGAGGAAGATGAAATCGTAGCCGGCGCTGGTGATGCCCCGCAGTCGGCTTTCCAGGATGCTCGGGTTGGCGTGATGCTGAATGAGCGTCTCCTGGGCGTCAGCCAGCCGGCGGTCCGACGGCAGGACGTCGAAGCGCGTGCGGGCACGCTGAACGGCATCCGGCCATTCAGCCTGGCCGAGGAGCACTTCTGCCATGGTCAGTGGGGTAGGGACCCCCAGCCATTTGGCCAGACTGCCCTGATGGTCCAGGTCTATGGCCAGCACCCGAAACCCGCGCAGGGCCAGCGCCATGCCCAGATTCACGACCGTGGTTGTCTTACCCGTGCCGCCCTTGAAATTTAATACGCTGATGATGCGCGTCATACTTCCCTGTTAACAGTAGTCCTCACGAATAGGCGACCAACCGTCGAGCACCAGCGAAGGTTCCAGGGCGACGGCGCGATGGCGGACGTTCGAGGGGATGGCGGCGCCGTCGCCGGCGCGCAGTACCCGCGTCTCATTGTCCAAGGTGAATTCCAGCGCTCCCTGGATCACATAGGTGATCTGCTCATGGGGGTGAGAGTGTTCCGGCACCACCGCGCCGGCCTCAAACTCGAAGAAGGTGAGCATGACGTGGTTCAGCCAAACGGCCCGGCGGGTGACGCCCGGAGCGGCCTGCACGGCAGGGAGTTCAGCGGTGTGGAAAAACGGCATGATGTTCCTCCTGTGCGTTCATTCGATCGGGCAAGAAGCCGGCTCTCGATGTGCCGCTTCGTGCTGGAGAAGCCACTGCTTGATATCCAGCCCGCCGCCGTAGCCGCCCAGCCCATTGTCGGAGCGCAGGACGCGGTGGCAGGGTATCACGATGGGGATCGGGTTCATGGCCATCGTCATCCCCACCGCGCGAAAGGCCTTGGGCCTGCCGACGGCACGCGCCAGGTCCGCATAGGAGCGAGTTTCCCCATACGGGATGCGGAGACAGGCGATGAGCACATCCCGCTGGAATGGGGTGACCTGCTCCAGGTCCACCACCAGGTCGAAGTGCCGGCGCTGGCCGGCAAAATACTCCTGAAGCTGACGCTTTACCTCTTCTGTGGCAGGGGGAGAATGCACCGGCTCTTGTCCACAGGTTTTCCGCAGGATATTGACAAACCGCGCTTCGTCGGTTCGCAGTTCGACGCGACAGAGGCCGTTGGGGGAGACGGCGATCCCCAGCCGGCCGATCGGCGTATCGAGGAAATCATACGCGATCATTTCCCGCTCCTGCGGTGCAGTGGTGAGGTGGAGAAGAAACAGTGCCTGCATGATTCATTATCAAACTATACCGCAAATCCCCCGTTCGTCAAGTCATGCCGGCAGGGGACAGTTCCTCGTTTTCAGGGAACCACCACCGTACGGACAACCCCGCTTCCGAAATGTTCCAGCTCATCCATGGCCGCGTTGATGGCGGCCGCATCGAGGGGAATCGTGCGGGTCACGACGGCGGAGAGGTCCAGGGCCTTGCGGCGGGCCAGCTCCAGCAGAAGAGGAATCTCCTGGGCGAGGTGGTCAGAGCTTCCGATGAGCTGGGCCTCGCGCAGAACGAAATCGCGGTAGGGGTGGATGGGTAGCGTGCGGTCGCTCAGTCCCACCAGAACGACGCGGCCGAAGATGCCCACCGCGTCGATCGCCTGGCGGATGGTGGCCGGCAGGCCGATCAGCTCCACCGCCACATCCACGCCGGCGCCGCCGGTCAGTTCACGAATCTGCTCCACCGCATCTCCTCTGCGGTTATCAATGGGGACCGCCCCGAAGCGTTTGGCCAGTTCCAGCTTGGCCGGGTCAATGTCCACCGCAAATACCTCGATGGCGCCAAAGGCTCTGGCTAGCTGGACCGCGGACATGCCCAATCCGCCCACGCCAAAGATGGCGACGCGTTCGCCGGCCTGCAGGCCGGCCTTGCGCAGGGCATGGAAAGATGTCGCGGAGGAACACATCATGATGGCGCCGATCTCAAAGGATATCTCAGGGGGCAGGATGAAGACATTCCGCGCCGGCACGGCAATGTATTCCGCGAAGCCGCCATCGCGGTATTTACCGATCATGGAAGCATGCCGGCAGAACTGCTCTGATCCCCGCGCGCAGTATTCGCATTCCCCGCAGGTGATGAGATAGTGGAGGCATACGCGATCGCCCGGCCGGACGTTGGTCACCTCTTCGCCGACTGCCGCGACGACGCCGGCGACCTCATGGCCGAGGGTGAGGGGGAGTGGGCCGGCGGGGGATATGCCGGCGCGGTAGTGGACGTCAGAGTGGCAGATGCCGGCGGCCTTGACCTGCACCAGGATATCACGCCGGCCGACTGCCGGCACCGGTATCTCCTGCATCTGCAAAGGCTGACCGATCTCCACCAGGCGGACCGCTTTCATAATAAAACTCCTTCGAGGTGTAGGTTGCA
The Anaerolineae bacterium genome window above contains:
- a CDS encoding ParA family protein translates to MTRIISVLNFKGGTGKTTTVVNLGMALALRGFRVLAIDLDHQGSLAKWLGVPTPLTMAEVLLGQAEWPDAVQRARTRFDVLPSDRRLADAQETLIQHHANPSILESRLRGITSAGYDFIFLDCAPSINFLAEAALYFSKEVFIPISMEFLALVGAREVIIEILRARRLFSSHTARISLVIPSFYDVRHAKSHQTLRMLEEYFPGIVSNPIRATVRLSEAPGHQQTIFEYDPKGPGSQDFAELAERVIRNEH
- a CDS encoding cupin domain-containing protein, yielding MPFFHTAELPAVQAAPGVTRRAVWLNHVMLTFFEFEAGAVVPEHSHPHEQITYVIQGALEFTLDNETRVLRAGDGAAIPSNVRHRAVALEPSLVLDGWSPIREDYC
- a CDS encoding methylated-DNA--[protein]-cysteine S-methyltransferase, which produces MIAYDFLDTPIGRLGIAVSPNGLCRVELRTDEARFVNILRKTCGQEPVHSPPATEEVKRQLQEYFAGQRRHFDLVVDLEQVTPFQRDVLIACLRIPYGETRSYADLARAVGRPKAFRAVGMTMAMNPIPIVIPCHRVLRSDNGLGGYGGGLDIKQWLLQHEAAHREPASCPIE
- a CDS encoding alcohol dehydrogenase catalytic domain-containing protein: MKAVRLVEIGQPLQMQEIPVPAVGRRDILVQVKAAGICHSDVHYRAGISPAGPLPLTLGHEVAGVVAAVGEEVTNVRPGDRVCLHYLITCGECEYCARGSEQFCRHASMIGKYRDGGFAEYIAVPARNVFILPPEISFEIGAIMMCSSATSFHALRKAGLQAGERVAIFGVGGLGMSAVQLARAFGAIEVFAVDIDPAKLELAKRFGAVPIDNRRGDAVEQIRELTGGAGVDVAVELIGLPATIRQAIDAVGIFGRVVLVGLSDRTLPIHPYRDFVLREAQLIGSSDHLAQEIPLLLELARRKALDLSAVVTRTIPLDAAAINAAMDELEHFGSGVVRTVVVP